One stretch of Aminivibrio pyruvatiphilus DNA includes these proteins:
- a CDS encoding AbgT family transporter, with amino-acid sequence MAETATPQKRTLFEKFIKGIEIVGNMLPHPFWLFVYLSLIVLGLSYYLSEAGVSVTYMAAKAGEAPKETTVAVLNLLSFAEMRKFTAGFVSTYVNFAPLGLVMVMTLGIGLVEQSGMISALMRKTILGAPSYMVTAVLALVGINSNLASDAGIIFTPVIGGAVFKALGRNPWVGIIAGFAAASGGFTANFFIAGTDALLAGITQSAAQGMNVPGPTHPLINWYFMAVATIVVMFVTTWVTEKFTVRVLGDSAHDKDSDELLKHAVTPEENRGLRFSAVMAVLVIGVLLYLILPEGSFFRADDGTIVPRSPFLSSIVAILFFLFFFVGIAYGFGAGTIKKMDDVPKLMQKGLSGGLSFMVVVLPAAIFVQLFNASRLTTVLAVNGAHWLERMNLGGIPLLIMFILLCTFINLFITSGSAKWLILAPIFVPMFSIVGFSPALTQVAYRIGDSSSNIISPLSYYVPVIIGLLEQYRSDPDTKVGIGTVISLEMPYTIAYLICFTALLIAWYLLGIPLGPGASALL; translated from the coding sequence TTATCTTTCAGAGGCCGGAGTCTCCGTGACCTACATGGCGGCGAAAGCCGGAGAGGCCCCGAAGGAAACGACCGTTGCGGTTCTGAACCTTCTCTCCTTCGCCGAAATGAGAAAGTTCACGGCCGGCTTTGTTTCCACCTATGTCAATTTCGCACCCCTTGGCCTGGTCATGGTCATGACGCTTGGAATCGGCCTTGTGGAGCAGTCCGGGATGATTTCCGCCCTGATGCGGAAGACCATTCTCGGCGCCCCCTCCTACATGGTGACGGCGGTCCTCGCTCTTGTGGGCATCAACTCGAACCTTGCCTCCGACGCGGGCATCATCTTCACCCCGGTCATCGGCGGCGCGGTCTTCAAGGCCCTGGGAAGAAATCCATGGGTCGGCATCATCGCCGGTTTCGCGGCGGCCTCGGGAGGTTTCACCGCGAACTTCTTCATTGCCGGAACTGACGCCCTCCTCGCCGGAATCACCCAGTCGGCGGCCCAGGGAATGAACGTCCCCGGACCGACCCATCCCCTCATCAACTGGTACTTCATGGCTGTGGCCACCATCGTCGTCATGTTCGTCACCACGTGGGTGACCGAAAAATTCACTGTTCGTGTCCTCGGTGACAGTGCCCACGACAAGGATTCCGACGAGCTTCTGAAGCATGCCGTCACCCCCGAAGAGAACCGGGGACTCCGTTTCTCCGCCGTCATGGCGGTTCTCGTCATCGGCGTCCTGCTGTACCTTATACTCCCTGAAGGCTCCTTCTTCCGGGCCGATGACGGAACCATCGTCCCCCGCTCGCCCTTCCTGAGCAGCATCGTGGCGATTCTGTTCTTCCTGTTCTTCTTCGTCGGGATCGCCTACGGCTTCGGCGCCGGCACCATAAAGAAGATGGACGACGTGCCCAAGCTCATGCAGAAGGGCCTTTCCGGAGGACTGAGCTTCATGGTGGTCGTTCTTCCCGCCGCCATTTTCGTCCAGCTCTTCAACGCCAGCAGGCTCACCACCGTCCTCGCGGTCAACGGCGCCCACTGGCTTGAAAGAATGAATCTCGGCGGCATCCCGCTGCTTATCATGTTCATTCTCCTCTGCACCTTCATCAACCTGTTCATCACCAGCGGTTCTGCCAAGTGGCTCATCCTGGCCCCCATTTTCGTTCCCATGTTCTCCATCGTGGGCTTCTCGCCGGCCCTCACCCAGGTGGCGTATCGAATCGGCGACTCTTCGTCCAACATCATCTCCCCCCTGTCGTACTACGTGCCGGTTATCATAGGGCTTCTGGAGCAGTACCGGTCCGACCCGGACACGAAGGTCGGCATCGGTACGGTCATCTCCCTGGAGATGCCCTATACCATCGCCTACCTCATCTGCTTTACCGCACTGCTCATTGCGTGGTATCTGCTGGGCATACCTCTTGGCCCCGGCGCTTCCGCTCTGTTGTAG